One segment of Curtobacterium poinsettiae DNA contains the following:
- a CDS encoding antibiotic biosynthesis monooxygenase: protein MRDRSPPVTVSVTRLVEPDRIPEVTRWVQSGVNLANRYPGFLGSGWVRSTALSREWHMLYRFADHDSLATWENSDDRLRWLDLGRDLVVESRVEKRTGIEGWFDVPQDAPASSAPPRWKQSVSIWLGFFPVNLAFTYLTAWLVPAFTHVAILPRVLITTVVLTPIMTFWVLPFVTKLIRPWLLAPPRQRRQRARQPRG from the coding sequence ATCCGAGACCGCAGCCCGCCCGTCACCGTCTCCGTCACCCGACTGGTCGAACCCGATCGCATCCCCGAGGTCACCCGCTGGGTGCAGTCCGGGGTGAACCTGGCGAACCGCTACCCCGGCTTCCTCGGCTCGGGGTGGGTGCGGTCCACCGCCCTGTCCCGCGAGTGGCACATGCTCTACCGGTTCGCCGACCACGACTCCCTGGCCACGTGGGAGAACTCCGACGACCGGCTGCGCTGGCTCGACCTGGGCCGTGACCTGGTGGTGGAGTCCCGCGTCGAGAAGCGCACCGGCATCGAGGGCTGGTTCGACGTCCCGCAGGACGCCCCGGCCTCGAGCGCTCCCCCGCGGTGGAAACAGTCCGTGAGCATCTGGCTCGGCTTCTTCCCGGTGAACCTCGCGTTCACCTACCTGACGGCCTGGCTCGTCCCCGCGTTCACGCACGTCGCGATCCTGCCCCGGGTGCTCATCACGACCGTCGTGCTCACACCGATCATGACGTTCTGGGTGCTGCCGTTCGTGACGAAGCTGATCCGTCCGTGGCTGCTCGCTCCGCCGAGGCAGCGACGACAGCGGGCCCGGCAGCCGCGCGGCTAG
- a CDS encoding DUF6328 family protein: protein MSETERGRHETPTERWDRNWVDIQQELRIVQTGTQILAGFLLTLPFQQRFTSLSDRQETVYLVLVVLAVVVTVVALSAVATHRLVFRQRQKHDLVRVGNVILLAALIASALLFSGTVYFVFDVVLGGAGGVIGGVAVFVGTAALWTALPFGLRRTERDADGANDRSSAG, encoded by the coding sequence ATGAGCGAGACCGAGCGCGGCCGGCACGAGACGCCGACGGAACGGTGGGACCGGAACTGGGTCGACATCCAGCAGGAGCTCCGGATCGTGCAGACCGGGACACAGATCCTCGCCGGGTTCCTGCTGACGTTGCCGTTCCAACAGCGCTTCACGAGCCTGTCCGACCGGCAGGAGACGGTCTACCTCGTGCTGGTCGTCCTCGCCGTCGTCGTGACCGTCGTGGCGCTGTCGGCCGTGGCGACGCACCGGCTGGTCTTCCGGCAGCGACAGAAGCACGACCTGGTCCGAGTCGGCAACGTCATCCTGCTCGCCGCACTCATCGCGAGCGCGTTGCTCTTCTCGGGGACGGTCTACTTCGTCTTCGACGTGGTGCTCGGTGGCGCCGGAGGCGTGATCGGCGGGGTCGCGGTCTTCGTGGGCACGGCGGCACTGTGGACCGCCCTGCCCTTCGGCCTGCGGCGGACCGAGCGTGACGCCGACGGAGCGAACGACCGGTCGTCGGCCGGCTGA